In Phacochoerus africanus isolate WHEZ1 chromosome 1, ROS_Pafr_v1, whole genome shotgun sequence, the following are encoded in one genomic region:
- the LRRIQ4 gene encoding leucine-rich repeat and IQ domain-containing protein 4, which translates to MSNDMTNSGEYSSRIHQKHHPQQASDRTFFIDASNQSLPAIPAAILELRELEELHLENNQITEIPKDIKYLRNVRILYLNKNKLRDLCPELGELSRLEGLDLSDNPLLASSLPVLSSNRKLRELRLYHTDLEEIPIVLCKLLHHLELLGLAGNHLKSLPKEIANQTKLREIHLKQNQFEVFPLELCLLDNLEIIDLDENKLTVIPEEIGNLRKLRKFYVAYNSLPVLPEALCQCTKLSVLDLSYNRLHSIPHTLTELTEMTEVGLSGNHLEKVPRVICKWTSLHLLYLRNTGLRVLRHNLRRLVNLRFLDLSQNCLECCPLQICALRNLEILALDDNKIYQLPSDFGSLSKLKMLGLTGNQFSSFPEEILSLESLEKLYIGQDQGAKLTHLPECIRKLQSLKELYIENNHLEHLPVSLGSMPNLEILDCRHNLIKQLPDAICQAQALKELRLEDNLITSLPENLDSLVNLKVLTLMNNPIEEPPMTVCTKGPETVWIHLKKRRNMNIMATKIQAWWRGVMVRKGFGKFEDLLKLQKKGKSSPKDKKGKKDVKRQPVKKNNK; encoded by the exons ATGTCAAATGACATGACAAACTCAGGAGAATATTCATCTAGAATTCATCAGAAACATCATCCACAGCAGGCCTCTGATAGGACATTTTTCATTGACGCTTCTAATCAGAGCTTGCCTGCCATTCCAGCGGCGATTTTAGAATTAAGAGAATTAGAGGAACTGCATCTGGAAAACAACCAAATTACAGAAATCCCCAAGGATATTAAGTACCTAAGGAATGTCAGGATCCTCTACCTGAACAAGAACAAGTTAAGGGACCTGTGCCCTGAGCTGGGGGAGCTGAGCAGACTGGAGGGCCTGGACCTGAGTGACAACCCGCTCCTGGCCTCATCCCTTCCAGTGCTCAGCAGCAACCGCAAGCTACGTGAGCTCCGCCTCTACCACACTGACCTGGAGGAGATCCCCATCGTGCTCTGTAAACTCCTCCACCACCTCGAGCTGCTTGGATTGGCTGGAAACCACCTGAAATCTCTGCCCAAGGAAATCGCGAACCAGACCAAACTGAGGGAGATCCACCTGAAGCAAAACCAATTTGAAGTTTTCCCCCTGGAGCTGTGTCTTCTTGACAACCTGGAGATCATCGACCTGGATGAGAACAAGCTGACTGTCATCCCAGAAGAGATTGGGaacctgaggaaactgaggaagtTCTACGTGGCTTACAACAGCTTGCCGGTTCTCCCCGAGGCGCTGTGCCAGTGTACCAAGCTGTCGGTGCTGGATCTATCCTACAACCGCCTCCACTCCATCCCGCACACTCTGACGGAGCTCACAGAGATGACCGAGGTGGGGCTGAGCGGGAACCACCTGGAGAAGGTGCCACGTGTCATCTGCAAGTGGACCTCGCTGCACCTGCTCTACCTGCGCAACACAGGCCTGCGGGTGCTGCGCCACAACTTGCGGCGCCTGGTCAACCTGCGCTTCCTTGATCTCAGCCAGAACTGTCTGGAATGTTGTCCGCTGCAGATCTGTGCCCTCAGGAACCTGGAAATCCTGGCGCTGGATGATAATAAAATATACCAG TTGCCTTCAGACTTTGGTTCACTTTCAAAACTGAAGATGCTTGGACTAACTGGAAATCAGTTCTCTTCATTTCCAGAAGAAATTCTTTCTTTAGAGTCTTTAGAGAAATTATACATTGGTCAAGATCAGGGAGCCAAACTTACCCATTTGCCAGAATGCATTAGGAAGCTACAG AGTCTTAAAGAGCTGTACATAGAAAACAATCATCTTGAGCACCTGCCTGTATCCTTGGGTTCAATGCCTAACCTGGAAATTCTTGATTGCCGCCATAATCTGATTAAGCAACTTCCAGATGCCATTTGCCAAGCACAAG cTTTGAAAGAATTACGGCTCGAGGACAACTTGATCACTTCTCTTCCAGAGAATTTGGATAGTCTAGTGAATCTAAAGGTTCTGACACTGATGAACAATCCCATAGAAGAACCCCCAATGACAGTGTGTACCAAGGGCCCTGAGACTGTATGGAtccaccttaaaaaaagaagaaatatgaacaTAATGGCAACAAAG